The Solanum lycopersicum chromosome 8, SLM_r2.1 DNA segment TAGACCTTTTGACATTAAGATTTTAGGTTCTTGGCTGTTCATTTtgcaattattttttgttgactAATAAAGTTAATGGaaactcaatattttaattgttttaaaacattttcctaatattatattatgattactTTCTTAAATGGTTTGatgagttaattttttattatcacACCCACCGGAGGGTTAATGTGAGTGACCCTTACGAAAGATCAGGATAGTGACATAATAGTTGTTTTGGTACCATGATTATAAGTTTCTAGGGGGTTTTGGTGTTTGTCTAGACATTCGGTATCACCTTATAAAGTTGTATTTAAAGACATTAAAAgctgatttatttatttagattatTGTGTGGCTTATTTATATACGTTGTGATAAGGATAAGGATGTAGAGTCCTAGTACGTTAGTATGTTTGAGTTATACATAGTTATCTCCTCTTCTCTTTAGGTCTCTTATATCCAGAGAACTCCTTTCTCATCTATACTTGTACATGTATAAATATCACACATTGTATGAATAATACACGAGCTTTCATAATCATATTCAACTCTTATATGGTATCAAGAGCCTACTAAATACTTTAACTAGTATATCAGATCCTCTTTTTTATCTAGCATTCAGACGCTTCCTTCTTGTTCCAAAATGTCTGATACTTACTCTTCCTAAGCCCTAACTCTCCAGCAGTCCCTCTCAATCAAGGGGGTGCCATTCAACCCTCTCAATTGATCTCTTTTAACCTTGCGTCCCAACTTTCCTTCAAATTAACAGGAGTGCAAATTTTCCAACTTGGAAATCCCAAGTTACCACACTATTGTTTGGCTACGAACTTCTTACCTTTGTTGATGTCTCACTTCTTATCCCAGATGTGCAGTCTTTGGACAAAGACAATAACCAAATTCCCATCCCCAACTTGAGATTGTGGCAGCGACAAGACAATCTTGTTCACAATGCCATTATGGCAACAATCGATCCTCTCATTGCCCATGCTTCCATTGCCAAAGAAGCTTGGGATATTCTCCAAACAACTTATTCCAGCAAATCGCACTCAAGAATTTTTAGTTTGCGCGATACTCTGACAAATGTCAAACGAGATTCACGTTCAATCAGTAATTATATGAGAGAAATCAAGTCAACTGCTGATGATTTGGCTTGCAATGGTTCACCCATTTATAGCGAGGAACTTGTTATTAAGGTGTTGAGTGATTTAGGTGCCTAGTACAAGGAGTTATCTGCAGCAATAAGAGCTCGTGATAATCTTATCACCTTTCGAAGAACTCTTTGATAAACTGCTTAAACAAGAGATGTTCATTTAACACTCAGAACCTAAAGTTGAAACACCAATGGTCACTGCTCAATTTCATCAACATTCCACCAACAATGGTCCCAAAAATAGACAACCTAACTCTTCCAATCATAAGAACACTACTCCATCTGGTTCCTTCAACTTTTGTAACCAATACAATCTTCTGCCCCGAATAACAATTTCTTCACCCAGCAGAATACCACCAGAAGCAACTACCAGCGTATTCTATGTCAACTTTGTGATAAGTTTGGTCACATTGCAAAATTTTGTAGCTCCAAAGCACACAATGCTACTGAAGCATATGCTAATTTTGTCAATCGACACTTACACTTCTAATTCCCCAAGCACTTGGGTTGTTGATTCTGGCGCCTCTCATCATATTACAAACAACTCTCAATCTCCTAGATGTTCTTTGCTCTCTATTTATAAAAGAAGTTGATTTCTGTTGCTCAATTTTGTAGACAATATTTGACTTCAATTGAGctttttccttatatttttgttgtgaAGGATTTGAGCACGGGGGCATGTCTTCTTCAAGCCAAGAGTAATGTTGATCTCTATGAGTGGCCCGCCGACATGAACAAATCAGTCACACCTTGTTCTCAAGAACATTTTGTTACATCAACATCTCCATCATTGCATCTATTACATGCTCATCTTGGCCATCCTCAACCTAGTATTACCAAAACTTGTGTCTCTTCTTTCAACCTACTAGTGAACCATGTGGAGTCATTACTTTCTATAATTCGTGTTTATGCAATAAGATTCATCATCTACCGTTTGGTGACAATTCAATTACATGTTCTAGGCCTTTTGATCATATTTAATCATAtgttttgggtccttcttgaAATATCTCTTTTGATAATTTCATATTCTATGTTCTTTTGTTGATTATTTCACAAAATATACTTAGTTGTTTCCTTTAAAATCCAAATCACatgtgaagaaatttttttaataattttgttctAATAGTTCAAAATCAAGTTCAACTGAAAATTAAAACGTTGTATACTGATGGGGGAGGTGAATACATTGGCCTTAAATCCACTATCTTGATCTTTGGGATCCAACATCTCATAAGCGCTCATTACACTACCCATCTTGTTGGCACTGCCGAAAGAAAACATCGCCACTTTGTTGACACTACTTTAACTCTTCTCCACCATGCTTCTGTCCCTCTCAAATTTTGGTCTCTCACATTTCAATCTGTGGTCTACCTCATTACCAAGTTACCAACACCACTTCTTGGTCTTAAATCTCCATTTCAGTGTCTCTTTAATAACACCCCAAACCCTCTTAAGCTAAGGGTCTTTGATTGTCTTTGTTATCCATGGTTAAAGCACTACACATCAACCATACTTGATCCCAAGTCCAATCCTTGTGTATTTATGAGATATTCCGCTGCCACAAATAGTCATGCTTGCCTAGACCTTGCAACTTTAAAAGATTATCTCTAGGAACTTTTATTTGTTGAACATATCTTTCCATTCACAACCAACTATCCTCAACTGTCTCATCCACAAGTATCGCACATGGAAAATAGTCGTGTCCAACTGATCCCTCTAGTTTTTCCTCTTCCTCACAACCTGTTTCACCTATTACTGCAGATTCTATCCCAACTCCTCTTATTACTGATTTGGTCAACTCTACAACTCCTCACAGATCGCATACTCAAGGCTATCTGGATGACGTGCCAACTGGCTCAATTGTAAGTCCTCCTACTCATTctttgtcttcttctccttctcaaGACAGAAGTCCATATACATCTCCACAGCCAAGTCCAGCAACACCATCAAATCGAATGGTAATCAGgtctcaaaataatattttcaaacccAAAGTGGTTTTTGATTACCTTGAAACTGTTGGGTTATGGGCCTTTTTCCCTTCCTAGGtgaataaataaaagcccaatttggaccaacccatttttgcccatcccattcttatgaggaaacataagcctatttaggtcttattttcatatacacagagagtttttttagcagccaaaaagagagaaagagagcagttttcgcagtcaaaattcagtcgtaacagccaacttcaaattgcgattcccgcttcgtttcttatccgattgagctgatttttggacagcatattatgttcatctcaatatttgattaggaactgacagagttggatttggtggcctgaagcttcagttttgctgtcgtgaacagtaaCTGCGAAATtagtgattttgctcctttaattctctagatttggtgcaatcttattttgttgttgctcgttgtttggcactttttttgtggccaattttggagaacaatattgtaactcttggtgattatagtggagcttttggtcccgtggttttttactcttcacatcgaagggttttccacgtaaatcttggtgtcttgtgtgattggtttattattgccttgctatatttgtttggttgaattactttctgccttactatcatatttcttgtggttgtttgttttctcttggttaaaatcgagaagggaaagtatagacttgggtattcttccgctttTATCttgtcaggcattctttgttagtgccttgtctttcccaacaaagtggtatcagagcattggttattgttgattgtcgttttgaatgatggaggcaaatatgagcaaaatgatgtattaaaatggtagtaactatcatattcTGAAAgtcaagatgaaagatcttctatttgtcaagaagatgcatttacctgtgtttgcttctaataagcctcagtctttgaatgatgaagaatgggaatttgagcatctgcaggtttgtggctatactagacaatgggttgaagataatgttagaaatcatattgtgaatgagacacatgccaaaagtttgtgggacaagctcgagacactttatgcttcgaagactggcaacaacaagttgttcctattgaaacaattaatgaatatcaggtataaagagggTACTCCTGTttttgatcatattaatgatttttaggGTATTCTTGACTAGCTGTCCAgaatgggtgtaaagtttgatgatgagatacagggactttggcttcttaatactctgccagactctttgggaactcttcgagtttctttgactattctgctcccagtggtgttgtaaccatggaatatactaagagtggtgtcttgaatgaagaaatgagaagaagatctcaagcctcatcttcttcagcttcacactccgatgttttggttactgaagatagggggagaaacaagtccagaggtcagaatgatagaggtaaaagcagaagcaagtcaaagtctaaatacaagaatattacatgtgactattgccacaagaatggacatatcatgaaatattgttacaagcacaagagagatatgagacaacaaaagagagaaggcgataatgaaaatcgtgttgctgttgttgctaatgatgatcttcttgtttcttgtgatgcaaatgccactaatcttgttcgtgatgagtctagctggattgtggattctggtgctacttctcatgtcacgacaaagaaggaattattttcttcttatacttcagataattttggaacgttgaaaataggcaataatcatgaagttgaagttattggcattgggacagtttgtttggaaagtaacaatggttccaaactagttctcaataatgtcaagaatgctccagatgttcgcttgaatttgatttctgtgggatatcttgatgatgagggttatgttaatacacttggtgttggccagtggaagcttactagaggtttgatggttgtggcccgtggtgacaagttgtctaacttgtatgtatttcagggctccatgtccagagactcagtaaattGGGTGGAGAATGATACGTCATCAGATTTATGGCATAGAAGGatgagtcatatgagcgagaaggggattgatagtttggctaagaaaaatttgctttctggagtgaaacaagcaaagttgaagaaatgtgttcattgcttagccggtaaacagaaaagagtttcttttcagattcatccgccttcaagaaagcttgatttatagagttggtacattctgatttgtgtggtccttttaaggtaagatctcatggtggttCACTTTTTACTTTgttgacttttattgatgatcattctcgcaaactttaggtatttcctttgaagtccaaggatcaagtacttgatgtgttcaagagttttcaggccttggttgaaagacaaataggaaagacattgaaatgcatccacttagataatggtggtgagtatattggtccttttgatagatattggaGAGAGAagggtattaggcatcagaaaactcctccaaagactcctcaattaaatggtttagtagagaggatgaacagaactctagttgagagggttagatgtatgctttcagatgctaatATGTCAGATTctttttgggcagaagcacttaatactgttgcttatgttatcaatttatctcatGCTGTTGCTTTAGATTgtgatgtccctgacagagtttggactggtaagaatgtttcttatgatcatcttagagtctttgggtgtaaagcctttgtacatgttcctaatgatgaaaggtcaaagttggatgttaaaactaggcagtgtatcttcattggttatggtcaagatgaatttgactatcgtttctatgatcctgttgagaagaaacttgttagaagccgtgatgttgtgttctttgaagaccaaacaattgaagattttgacaaagctgacaaggctgattttcagagtagtgagagcttagttgatgttgatccagttcctttgactattgcaccggaagaaaatcttcacaatgataaaaatcaagttgatattgaagatggtgatcatgttcagaatgaccggcatgatgttgttgatgctccagtgcaatatgatgtggttgtccaacaaccaattatagatgctccagagag contains these protein-coding regions:
- the LOC138338042 gene encoding uncharacterized protein, which produces MATIDPLIAHASIAKEAWDILQTTYSSKSHSRIFSLRDTLTNVKRDSRSISNYMREIKSTADDLACNGSPIYSEELVIKVLSDLDSIPTPLITDLVNSTTPHRSHTQGYLDDVPTGSIVSPPTHSLSSSPSQDRSPYTSPQPSPATPSNRMGSMSRDSVNWVENDTSSDLWHRRMSHMSEKGIDSLAKKNLLSGVKQAKYWREKGIRHQKTPPKTPQLNGLVERMNRTLVERVRCMLSDANMSDSFWAEALNTVAYVINLSHAVALDCDVPDRVWTGKNLPKDRKALKNRWVFQVKHEDDNTVPRIQKLKKELSKYFAMKDLGPARQIHGMQIVHDRKAKKLVLSQEKYIQKDANSVSTPLSTSDVLSLYDGSFPTDTIIYRQVIGLLQYLSFTRLDTCFAVNKLAQFQSSLSAKHLQATKRLLRYLKDTITYGLHFKHGNSSQLLAYSDADWDELRVKMPCPPKVLCDNIGVTYMCRNPVFHNLMKHFAINSHFVRNQVESRQISVHHIPTGAQLANALTKALPKRSFVNFVSNIGLKQIEPILRWHDKDVEF